The following proteins are co-located in the Perca fluviatilis chromosome 22, GENO_Pfluv_1.0, whole genome shotgun sequence genome:
- the LOC120552621 gene encoding uncharacterized protein LOC120552621 yields the protein MSCSCCCCVTPSGELLDGIRKKEQTMTDMSALRERYRSSTETQRRHTHVLLLRTVSEELSEAISIVPVTQALRSPWEPDGRSPPVTFDPDRPGGDPWHLHLDLHRRSRPRDSSPETRHTNSSSRRSSSSSSSSSESDCRNLSGDSTSDWPSSAGADRSTGDPETGHNHNHNHVSHGNRESDPEKKKKDPVSGSLDDPDGFHGDPRDQSAAGSEESFTAGRQDGESAASGASAWTGFRKLSAPVLRFTRQQSVGGVGSTTGGHQNQNYQPFPNRKTPRISEAARRLGMYSSF from the exons ATGtcctgctcctgctgctgctgtgtgactCCCAGTGGGGAGCTGCTGgacg gGATCAGGAAGAAGGAGCAGACCATGACGGACATGTCGGCGCTCCGAGAACGGTACCGGAGCAGCACGGAGACCCAGCGGAGACACACGCACGTGCTGCTGCTCAGGACAG TGTCTGAGGAGCTGTCGGAGGCCATCAGCATCGTCCCCGTCACTCAGGCTCTCAGGTCGCCATGGGAACCAGACGGCCGCTCGCCGcccgtgacctttgaccccgaCCGGCCCGGCGGTGACCCCTGGCACCTCCACCTGGACCTCCATCGCCGGTCCCGTCCCCGAGACTCCTCCCCGGAAACAAGACACACCAACAGTTCCTCCCG acgttcttcttcttcttcttcttcttcctccgaGTCTGACTGCAGGAATCTCTCTGGAGACTCGACATCTGATTGGCCGAGCAGCGCCGGCGCCGACAGATCAACAGGAGACCCCGAGACGGGAcacaaccacaaccacaaccACG TTTCCCATGGTAACCGTGAAAGCGacccagagaagaagaagaaggatcCCGTCTCCGGTTCCCTCGACGATCCCGACGGTTTCCACGGTGATCCTCGGGACCAATCGGCCGCCGGCTCGGAGGAGAGTTTCACCGCAGGCCGACAGGATGGCGAGTCTGCCG CCAGCGGCGCCTCGGCGTGGACGGGTTTCAGGAAGTTGTCGGCGCCGGTGCTCCGGTTCACCCGGCAGCAGAGTGTCGGGGGGGTCGGGTCCACCACGGGGGGCCACCAGAACCAGAACTACCAGCCGTTCCCCAACAGGAAGACCCCGAGGATCTCAGAGGCCGCCCGCAGGCTCGGCATGTACTCGTCCTTCTGA